A DNA window from Anoplolepis gracilipes chromosome 13, ASM4749672v1, whole genome shotgun sequence contains the following coding sequences:
- the LOC140672636 gene encoding methionine aminopeptidase 1 isoform X2 yields MSLAFGMCETPGCNAVASLQCPTCLKIGIQGSYFCSQDCFKGSWKTHKVIHQLAKGENGNKISDTYNPWPAYNYTGKLRPYKKEQRREVPDCVNRPDYALHPTGVPLSEQAVRGSGQIKILDAEEIEGMRVACKLGREVLDEAAKTCDVGVTTAEIDRIVHEACVERDCYPSPLNYYQFPASCCTSVNEVICHGIPDTRPLQDGDICNVDVTVYHNGFHGDLNETFLVGNVKPEVKKLVEVTYECLSKAIDIVKPGEKYREIGNVIQKHAQAHGFSVVRNYCGHGIHRLFHTAPNVPHYAKNKAVGVMKPGHCFTIEPMISQGTWKDETWPDNWTAVTLDGQWSAQFEHTLLVTETGCDVLTKRLATNGIL; encoded by the exons ATGTCGTTAGCGTTTGGAATGTGCGAGACACCTGGCTGTAACGCCGTTGCGAGTCTACAGTGTCCAACTTGCTTGAAAATCGGTATCCAGGGTTCATATTTTTGCAGTCAA GATTGTTTCAAAGGAAGTTGGAAAACTCATAAAGTTATTCATCAATTagcaa AGGGAGAAAATGGGAACAAAATTTCCGACACTTATAATCCTTGGCCAGCTTACAATTATACAGGAAAATTACGGCCATATAAAAAGGAACAACGCAGAGAGGTTCCTGATTGCGTCAATCGACCAGACTATGCCTTACATCCGACTGGAGTACCGCTTAGCGAACAAGCTGTAAGAGGTTCTGgccaaataaaaattcttgacGCGGAAGAAATTGAAGGCATGAGAGTTGCATGCAag CTTGGACGAGAAGTGTTGGATGAAGCTGCAAAGACATGTGACGTTGGTGTTACAACTGCTGAAATAGACAGAATAGTGCACGAAGCTTGTGTCGAAAGAGATTGCTATCCATCGccgttaaattattatcagttTCCTGCTAGCTGTTGTACATCTGTTAACGAAGTGATTTGTCATGGTATACCTGATACTCGACCTTTGCAGGATGGCGATATTTGTAATG TTGATGTTACAGTATATCACAATGGTTTTCATGGAGATTTAAACGAGACCTTTTTAGTGGGTAATGTAAAACCCGAAGTAAAGAAGTTGGTGGAAGTGACGTATGAATGTTTGTCTAAGGCTATCGATATTGTAAAACCTGgtgaaaaatatcgagaaattGGTAATGTGATTCAAAAACATGCGCAAGCGCATGGTTTCAGTGTGGTTCGTAATTATTGCGGTCATGGAATTCATCGTTTGTTTCACACCGCGCCAAATGTACCGCATTACGCTA AAAACAAAGCAGTGGGTGTTATGAAACCAGGGCACTGTTTCACAATCGAACCAATGATATCTCAAGGCACGTGGAAGGACGAAACATGGCCTGATAATTGGACTGCTGTTACATTAGACGGTCAATGGTCGGCACAATTTGAGCATACACTTTTAGTAACAGAAACTGGTTGTGATGTTCTCACAAAACGACTCGCAACGAATG GTATTCTCTGA
- the LOC140672636 gene encoding methionine aminopeptidase 1 isoform X1, translated as MSLAFGMCETPGCNAVASLQCPTCLKIGIQGSYFCSQDCFKGSWKTHKVIHQLAKGENGNKISDTYNPWPAYNYTGKLRPYKKEQRREVPDCVNRPDYALHPTGVPLSEQAVRGSGQIKILDAEEIEGMRVACKLGREVLDEAAKTCDVGVTTAEIDRIVHEACVERDCYPSPLNYYQFPASCCTSVNEVICHGIPDTRPLQDGDICNVDVTVYHNGFHGDLNETFLVGNVKPEVKKLVEVTYECLSKAIDIVKPGEKYREIGNVIQKHAQAHGFSVVRNYCGHGIHRLFHTAPNVPHYAKNKAVGVMKPGHCFTIEPMISQGTWKDETWPDNWTAVTLDGQWSAQFEHTLLVTETGCDVLTKRLATNAPNFRALKKLKIVPIVPTSC; from the exons ATGTCGTTAGCGTTTGGAATGTGCGAGACACCTGGCTGTAACGCCGTTGCGAGTCTACAGTGTCCAACTTGCTTGAAAATCGGTATCCAGGGTTCATATTTTTGCAGTCAA GATTGTTTCAAAGGAAGTTGGAAAACTCATAAAGTTATTCATCAATTagcaa AGGGAGAAAATGGGAACAAAATTTCCGACACTTATAATCCTTGGCCAGCTTACAATTATACAGGAAAATTACGGCCATATAAAAAGGAACAACGCAGAGAGGTTCCTGATTGCGTCAATCGACCAGACTATGCCTTACATCCGACTGGAGTACCGCTTAGCGAACAAGCTGTAAGAGGTTCTGgccaaataaaaattcttgacGCGGAAGAAATTGAAGGCATGAGAGTTGCATGCAag CTTGGACGAGAAGTGTTGGATGAAGCTGCAAAGACATGTGACGTTGGTGTTACAACTGCTGAAATAGACAGAATAGTGCACGAAGCTTGTGTCGAAAGAGATTGCTATCCATCGccgttaaattattatcagttTCCTGCTAGCTGTTGTACATCTGTTAACGAAGTGATTTGTCATGGTATACCTGATACTCGACCTTTGCAGGATGGCGATATTTGTAATG TTGATGTTACAGTATATCACAATGGTTTTCATGGAGATTTAAACGAGACCTTTTTAGTGGGTAATGTAAAACCCGAAGTAAAGAAGTTGGTGGAAGTGACGTATGAATGTTTGTCTAAGGCTATCGATATTGTAAAACCTGgtgaaaaatatcgagaaattGGTAATGTGATTCAAAAACATGCGCAAGCGCATGGTTTCAGTGTGGTTCGTAATTATTGCGGTCATGGAATTCATCGTTTGTTTCACACCGCGCCAAATGTACCGCATTACGCTA AAAACAAAGCAGTGGGTGTTATGAAACCAGGGCACTGTTTCACAATCGAACCAATGATATCTCAAGGCACGTGGAAGGACGAAACATGGCCTGATAATTGGACTGCTGTTACATTAGACGGTCAATGGTCGGCACAATTTGAGCATACACTTTTAGTAACAGAAACTGGTTGTGATGTTCTCACAAAACGACTCGCAACGAATG cgcCAAATTTTCGAGCgcttaaaaaattgaagatagtTCCAATCGTCCCGACAAGCTGCTAG
- the LOC140672632 gene encoding uncharacterized protein gives MKTASWICWLLAMCVCISEAKNKIRRPSSPPYAPTLILKKSRPISHRISMGNTIHIGAPSRQRIPYKHTNYRIRRPTMYNVLSNNWKNQVPIRAFPLNNHAILPQRSTPHTTKDFYSINKLQEYSSQYKPELTILPPTDRRDIDNDKGPIHTIPAPNLSPADKPYNSPIDSEKSADYNPYSNDLNIMNDYRTTIVQNPMTTTFGLAAINSSLPVQRIATDSSPSQHQYEVTESNDVALNEYHTIQPETTHRHQDLDITRLYSIIINNPHQSNELFENHVVNSNAGSNIQFGQSNMPMQTNLHSSLHVGFPSTASPYTVTQQIPANFYIDHPVSAESPLSAMQLYDLLNNFPHKLAEQYTSDQRHILQQQLGQILQPDVITSFSQPQMHSFNYDEQANQLQQQQILSNHDYASESVTADYNLDSESSSIDTRKQNNVHVNEEFTYSINGIEQSENNIDNEETTYRVNPTYFDKVADSAISTNFYTTLPNREAAEKLAALAAAGHVNSRLIGQLQKQQKTDTPKNPMPLNHKNDDDLANQQQIINDEQTYNQSKSYHKSQDRHKPSFKVHNNEKSLQIMIPDDKNDYVTSDNDQQSKITGDNIDVEYEYEDGEIEDSQSTTLFKTISHNNNNSQTEFGTRLYS, from the exons atgaag ACGGCCAGTTGGATTTGCTGGCTTCTCGCCATGTGCGTTTGCATTTCTGAGgcaaaaaataagattagaaGACCATCATCTCCACCATACGCGCCTACATTGATACTGAAAAAGTCTCGTCCCATCAGTCACCGAATATCCATGGGGAATACCATCCATATTGGCGCTCCTTCTCGTCAGAGAATACCTTACAAACACACCAATTACAG AATCCGTCGGCCTACGATGtataatgttttatcaaataattggAAGAATCAAGTTCCAATACGAGCATTCCCTTTGAACAACCATGCAATTTTGCCACAACGTAGCACTCCACACACCACCAAggatttttattctataaacaAGTTACAGGAATATAGTTCGCAGTACAAGCCAGAGCTAACAATCTTGCCGCCTACTGATCGACGGGATATTGACAATGACAAAGGACCTATTCACACGATTCCAGCACCAAATTTGAGTCCAGCGGATAAGCCTTACAATTCACCGATCGATTCGGAAAAGAGTGCCGATTATAATCCATATTCGAATGATCTCAATATCATGAATGATTATCGTACTACTATCGTGCAAA ATCCTATGACAACTACTTTTGGATTAGCCGCAATTAATAGCAGTCTACCGGTACAAAGAATAGCGACAGACTCGAGTCCATCGCAACATCAATACGAAGTTACAGAAAGTAACGATGTAGCTTTGAATGAATATCACACTATTCAACCTGAGACAACTCATCGGCATCAGGATTTAGATATAACAAGGCTATAttcgattataattaataatcctcATCAATCCAACGAGCTTTTCGAAAATCATGTTGTTAATTCAAATGCAGgatcaaatatacaatttggTCAATCAAATATGCCAATGCAAACGAATCTTCATAGTTCTTTACACGTCGGATTTCCTTCTACAGCCAGCCCGTACACTGTAACACAGCAGATTCCAGCAAATTTCTATATAGATCATCCAGTTTCAGCAGAGTCACCGCTGTCAGCTATGCAACTTTACGAcctgttaaataattttccacaCAAACTTGCGGAGCAATATACATCAG atCAACGACACATTCTTCAGCAGCAACTTGGCCAAATACTTCAACCAGATGTAATAACAAGCTTTTCTCAACCGCAAATGCATTCCTTCAATTATGACGAACAAGCTAATCAATTACAACAACAGCAAATTTTATCCAATCATGATTACGCCTCCGAAAGTGTCACAGCGGATTATAATCTAGATTCGGAATCTTCATCGATAGATACACGTAAACAGAATAATGTGCATGTTAACGAAGAATTTACATATTCTATAAATGGAATCGAACAATCCGAAAACAATATTGATAATGAAGAAACAACCTATCGAGTAAACCCGACGTATTTCGATAAAGTAGCCGACAGTGCCATATCGACAAACTTCTACACGACACTTCCTAATAGAGAAGCTGCTGAAAAATTAGCCGCATTAGCTGCTGCCGGTCATGTTAACAGTCGTCTTATAGGGCAGCTACAAAAACAACAGAAAACAGATACGCCGAAAAACCCAATGCCGCTTAATCATAAGAACGATGACGATCTTGCGAATCAACAGCAGATCATTAATGACGAACAGACGTATAATCAATCAAAATCGTATCATAAAAGTCAGGATCGCCATAAGCCAAGTTTTAAAGTTCATAACAATGAAAAATCTCTACAAATCATGATACCCGATGACAAAAATGACTACGTTACCAGTGATAACGATCAGCAAAGTAAAATAACAGGAGACAACATAGATGTAGAGTATGAGTATGAAGATGGGGAAATTGAAGATTCGCAATCCACCACTTTGTTTAAAACGATATctcacaataataataattcccAAACTGAGTTTGGCACCCGTTTGTATTCTTag